The following are from one region of the Bacteroidota bacterium genome:
- a CDS encoding DUF6377 domain-containing protein, whose amino-acid sequence MNKLLYLFLLISTLASGQENIEVLLDSLDAAILKRDYYNSKREQRITSLKKLFSEAGDKESSFHIVRSLADEYMPYNIDSAFYYSSMNIEQAREISDIHMLIDAKLMLSRIYSLSGMYRESEELLDSIIVLPLTNAEKTGYYGARIALNEYRDNGQYKTLNSTNYKYIRSIYQDSLLAVLDKSDPGYYVTEAILYSDKGEFDKAVSLIKKSLDIQTIEDRSYGFSAHTLATVYGYQGDNYNQKKYLALSAISDIIGGVRENISLRELALLLYESGDLKRAHNYIKIALEDAQLSNTQLRSVEVLQILPLIEQEYIDTRERMNSYMVYFGVVLSVLVLILLITLVFLSMQKRKLHVAVDENIRINSELASVNRQLKESNDEVISANSKLESLTDIQEEYIAHYLKLSSEYIGKIDDYRKSLHRVATNEKRETIIKALRSEDFIESELKVFYNDFDRSFLDLYPNFVSDINKLLDEDEQIELKSSELLNTEIRIFALIRLGITESAQIAKFLRYSVSTIYNYRTTMRNRSKGPRDLFEDEVMKIGSYTNYDSK is encoded by the coding sequence ATGAATAAGCTACTATATCTATTTCTTCTAATTTCTACACTCGCCAGCGGACAGGAAAACATTGAGGTTTTGTTAGACAGCCTCGATGCTGCTATTTTGAAAAGAGACTACTATAACAGCAAACGGGAGCAACGCATAACTTCATTAAAGAAATTATTTTCGGAAGCAGGGGATAAGGAAAGCAGTTTTCATATTGTAAGGTCTTTGGCCGATGAATATATGCCATATAATATTGATTCGGCTTTCTATTATAGCAGCATGAATATTGAGCAGGCAAGAGAAATATCGGATATTCATATGCTGATCGATGCAAAACTGATGTTGTCGAGAATATACAGTCTTAGTGGCATGTATAGAGAATCTGAAGAATTACTAGACTCAATAATTGTATTACCTCTTACTAATGCTGAAAAAACAGGATATTACGGGGCGAGAATAGCTTTAAACGAATATAGGGATAATGGACAATACAAAACTCTAAATTCTACTAATTATAAATATATTCGAAGTATTTATCAGGATTCACTGTTAGCTGTTCTCGATAAGTCAGATCCGGGTTATTATGTTACAGAGGCAATTTTGTATAGCGATAAAGGTGAATTCGATAAAGCTGTAAGTCTGATAAAGAAGTCGTTGGACATCCAAACAATAGAAGACAGGTCTTATGGTTTTTCGGCACACACACTTGCAACTGTTTATGGCTATCAGGGAGATAATTACAATCAGAAAAAATATCTGGCCTTATCTGCTATTTCAGACATTATTGGTGGTGTAAGAGAAAATATATCACTTCGCGAACTTGCATTATTACTTTATGAGTCGGGCGACTTAAAAAGGGCACATAACTATATTAAAATAGCCCTTGAAGATGCACAGTTGAGTAATACCCAATTACGAAGCGTAGAAGTTTTACAGATTCTGCCACTAATAGAGCAGGAGTATATTGATACGAGAGAGAGGATGAACAGTTATATGGTTTATTTTGGTGTTGTATTGAGTGTATTGGTGTTAATTCTTTTAATTACGCTCGTATTTCTATCTATGCAAAAGAGAAAACTTCATGTAGCCGTAGATGAAAATATCAGAATAAACTCTGAGTTGGCCAGTGTAAACAGGCAGCTTAAGGAAAGTAATGATGAGGTAATATCGGCAAACTCAAAGCTTGAATCACTTACGGATATTCAGGAAGAATATATTGCCCATTATCTGAAATTATCCTCCGAGTATATTGGTAAAATCGATGATTATAGAAAGTCATTGCACAGAGTAGCTACAAACGAAAAACGGGAAACAATTATAAAAGCTCTTCGTTCGGAAGATTTTATTGAAAGCGAACTCAAGGTTTTTTATAATGATTTTGACCGTTCATTTCTCGATTTATATCCAAATTTTGTATCGGATATTAATAAACTTCTCGATGAAGATGAGCAGATAGAATTAAAGTCAAGCGAACTGCTAAACACAGAAATAAGAATATTTGCCTTAATACGTTTAGGTATTACCGAGAGTGCACAAATAGCTAAATTCCTTCGCTATTCTGTTTCTACTATTTACAATTACCGCACAACCATGAGAAACAGGTCAAAAGGGCCAAGGGATTTGTTCGAAGATGAAGTGATGAAGATAGGCAGTTATACCAATTACGATTCAAAGTGA